In Rubrobacter radiotolerans DSM 5868, a genomic segment contains:
- a CDS encoding metal-dependent hydrolase, whose translation MRAARRTGPTTDSRPRKAREGLETYLHSFYTWALARHGARHGRAAGVAGALGALLPDVPAILGTVYYVGPAFLADGWSAMDSEGVIEAIYFTAPFGAAGRALHSALPPLVLLALYALLRGARRLDGRRVGLWFLLGWLGHAGVDFLTHAENVRPLFWPLSGWTWSSPVSYYDPEHYGREFFRASHGLALLLMLALLGRRVIRLNDEKRQV comes from the coding sequence ATGAGGGCGGCAAGAAGGACTGGACCGACCACGGACTCCCGACCGAGAAAGGCTAGAGAGGGTCTGGAGACCTACCTCCACTCGTTCTACACCTGGGCCCTCGCCAGGCACGGCGCCCGACACGGTCGCGCCGCGGGAGTGGCGGGGGCCCTCGGCGCGCTTCTGCCGGACGTCCCGGCGATTCTCGGGACGGTGTACTACGTCGGGCCGGCCTTTCTCGCAGACGGCTGGAGCGCGATGGACTCCGAGGGGGTCATCGAGGCGATCTACTTCACCGCTCCCTTCGGCGCGGCCGGGAGAGCGCTACACTCCGCGCTCCCGCCGCTCGTTCTGCTCGCGCTCTACGCCCTTCTCCGGGGCGCCAGACGCCTGGACGGGCGGCGCGTCGGGCTGTGGTTTCTTCTCGGATGGCTCGGACACGCCGGGGTCGACTTTCTGACCCACGCCGAGAACGTGCGCCCGCTCTTCTGGCCGCTCTCCGGCTGGACGTGGTCGAGCCCCGTCTCCTACTACGACCCGGAGCACTACGGTCGGGAGTTCTTCCGGGCAAGCCACGGCCTTGCGCTGCTCTTGATGCTCGCGCTGCTCGGGAGGCGCGTGATCCGCCTGAACGACGAAAAGCGCCAGGTTTGA